The following proteins come from a genomic window of Diorhabda sublineata isolate icDioSubl1.1 chromosome 7, icDioSubl1.1, whole genome shotgun sequence:
- the LOC130447052 gene encoding uncharacterized protein LOC130447052, translating into MELRELEGIFDKCIGENKKVTDIKSGSLVQPGENYGGEMYKLQVTVQDEETKKEFVLHAVGKTIPLSKDNQEMFNIQVTFKAEMFFYEKIVPILQKFQKDNGVENVIACFPKFYGGRLNLNGSSTVDMDGILIMENLKISGFTNLDRHIGYDLKEATLVLKDLAEFQSTAVALKIKKPEFFFKEIRPLCNNFLDLPEDDPLKGFIVVLERIFSESEQCAPFIPKIRKMWNEFKPDFSGENKREPFATITHSDLWVNNAMMKYVNGEPVKNKFVDFQFYNYGSPGFDILNFLFTSVQTEVLKKSFDDLLRLYHTEFINNLQRLKCDASNFGYNDFLKELQFESEHVLVWDLDFIPNIVFGKKGEAFPNLSEIDFNNPQFRDRIYDNISEKAKERLYFMIQEYKKRNWF; encoded by the exons ATGGAATTGAGAGAATTAGAAGGGATTTTTGACAAATGTATcggtgaaaataaaaaagttactgATATTAAATCGGGGAGTTTAGTACAACCAGGTGAGAATTATGGAGGAGAGATGTACAAATTACAAGTTACTGTACAAGACGAAGAAACTAAAAAGGAATTCGTTCTACACGCCGTag ggAAAACGATTCCTCTAAGTAAAGATAATCAAGAAATGTTCAACATACAAGTTACTTTCAAagcagaaatgtttttttatgagaaaatagTGCCGATACttcagaaatttcaaaaagaCAACGGTGTAGAAAATGTCATCGCATGTTTCCCAAAATTTTATGGTGGTAGATTGAATTTAAACGGGAGTAGTACAGTTGATATGGATGGTATTCTGAtcatggaaaatttgaaaatatcag gttttacTAATTTGGACAGACACATCGGTTACGATTTAAAAGAAGCTACGTTGGTTTTAAAAGACTTGGCGGAGTTCCAATCAACTGCCGTtgcactaaaaataaaaaaaccagaGTTCTTCTTCAAAGAAATAAGGCcattatgtaataattttttagatttacCGGAAGATGATCCGCTCAAAGGATTCATTGTTGTATTGGAGAGAATCTTCTCGGAATCCGAACAATGTGCTCCATTTATACCAAAA ATTCGTAAAATGTGGAATGAATTCAAACCAGATTTTTCTGGTGAAAATAAGAGAGAACCTTTCGCTACTATCACTCATTCTGATCTTTGGGTGAATAATGCGATGATGAAGTATGTAAATGGAGAACCGGTTAAGAATAAATTcgtcgattttcaattttataattacgGATCTCCGGGAttcgatattttaaattttttatttactagtGTCCAAACGGAAGTTTTGAAAAAGAGCTTTGACGATTTACTACGTCTTTATCATACagagtttataaataatttacaaagaTTAAAATGCGACGCTAGTAATTTTGgttataatgattttttgaagGAGCTGCAATTTGAATCAGAACACGTACTCGTATGGGATTTGGATTTTATACCGAATATAGTGTTTGGTAAAAAAGGAGAAGCTTTTCCAAATTTGAGCGAAATAGATTTCAATAATCCACAGTTTAGAGATagaatttatgataatattagTGAGAAAGCTAAAGAAAGACTCTACTTTATGATACAAGaatacaaaaaacgaaattggttctga
- the LOC130447053 gene encoding uncharacterized protein LOC130447053: protein MDLKQLETIFDKNLGKNKKIVDIKSSNLVEKGENNGGELFKLDITVKNEETKEDTVLHVVGKTIPLIEKFQEIFNIQVTFKAEILFYDKIVPILQRFQKENGMKNVITCFPKFYGGRLNLNGSNTVDKDGIMIMENLKMSGYTNLDRHVGYNLKESMLLLKDLAEFHSTVIAFKLKHPDLFFKEIRPVCNNHLQLTEENSFKDVIGIVEEILLQSKECTPYVPKIRKMWNEFKPDFSGENKREPFATITHSDLWVNNAMMKYVNGEPVKNKFVDFQLYNYGSPGFDILNFLFTSVQTNVLRMKFDDLIRFYHNEFVNNIKRLNCEYSKFSYSKFLKELELDSVQVLNWDLSFIPMVVFGQKGHALPDSNVVDFNDAQFKAMMVNNIPEEAKRRLHFMIEEYINRKWL, encoded by the exons atggatttgaaacaattagaaactatttttgataaaaatttaggaaaaaataagaaaattgtcgATATTAAATCTAGTAATTTGGTAGAGAAAGGAGAAAATAATGGTGGGGAATTGTTCAAATTAGATATAACcgtaaaaaatgaagaaaccaAAGAAGATACCGTTCTGCATGTAGTAG gTAAAACAATCcctttgattgaaaaatttcaagaaatcttCAACATACAAGTTACGTTCAAGGcggaaatattattttacgaTAAAATAGTACCGATACTTCAACGATTTCAAAAAGAAAACGGCATGAAGAATGTCATCACATGTTTCCCTAAGTTTTACGGCGGTAGATTGAATTTGAACGGCAGTAATACTGTCGATAAAGATGGTATtatgattatggaaaatttgaaaatgtccG GTTATACAAATTTGGATAGACATGTTGGTTATAATCTTAAAGAATCGATGTTGCTCCTTAAGGACTTGGCAGAATTTCATTCAACTGTCATCGCTTTCAAATTGAAACATCCTGATTTGTTCTTCAAAGAAATTCGACCGGTTTGTAACAATCATCTACAGCTTACAGAAGAAAATTCTTTCAAAGATGTGATTGGAATAGTAGAGGAAATTTTATTGCAGTCCAAGGAATGTACACCATACGTTCCAAAA atTCGTAAAATGTGGAATGAATTCAAACCAGATTTTTCTGGTGAAAATAAGAGAGAACCTTTCGCTACTATCACTCATTCTGATCTTTGGGTGAATAATGCGATGATGAAGTATGTAAATGGAGAACCGGTTAAGAATAAATTCGTCGATTTCCAACTTTACAATTACGGATCTCCGggatttgatattttaaattttttattcactagtgTGCAAACGAACGTTTTGCGAATGAAATTCGATGATTTAATACGTTTTTATCACAACGAGtttgtgaataatataaaaagattGAATTGTGAATATTCTAAATTTAGTTACAGTAAATTCTTAAAAGAACTAGAACTCGATTCAGTACAAGTTCTTAATTGGGACTTGAGTTTCATTCCAATGGTTGTTTTTGGTCAAAAAGGACATGCTTTACCAGATTCGAACGTAGTAGATTTTAATGATGCACAATTTAAAGCTATGATGGTAAATAATATACCAGAAGAAGCGAAAAGAAGGTTACATTTCATGATTGAAGAATATATAAACAGAAAATGgttgtaa